One window from the genome of Bartonella sp. WD16.2 encodes:
- a CDS encoding aspartate-semialdehyde dehydrogenase, translating into MNFKVAVVGATGNVGREMLAILEERGFPASKIIPLASRRSLGQSVSYGDKTLKVKALDTYDFSDTDLCLMSAGGSVSKEYAPKIGATGCVVIDNSSTWRYNPDIPLIVPEVNAKAISGFSKHNIIANPNCSTIQLVVALKPLHDAAIIKRVVVSTYQSVSGAGKVGMDELFEQSRAVFVADPISSKKFTKRIAFNIIPHIDVFMEDGYTKEEWKVMAETKKILDPRIKLTATAVRVPVFISHAEAVNVEFEKTLSADEARTILRDAPSCQLIDKCEDGGYITPYECTGENDVFISRVREDITVENGLTFWVVADNLRKGAALNAIQIAELLVSNGLIKPKVAA; encoded by the coding sequence ATGAATTTCAAAGTCGCAGTTGTTGGTGCAACCGGGAATGTTGGTCGTGAAATGTTGGCAATTTTGGAAGAGAGAGGTTTTCCTGCCAGTAAAATAATTCCTTTAGCTTCACGGCGTTCATTAGGGCAAAGTGTTTCTTATGGTGATAAAACTTTAAAGGTAAAAGCACTTGATACATATGATTTTTCTGATACAGATTTATGCCTTATGTCTGCTGGAGGAAGTGTTTCTAAAGAATATGCTCCCAAGATTGGTGCAACTGGTTGTGTGGTAATCGATAATTCGTCCACTTGGCGTTATAATCCTGATATTCCTTTAATTGTACCTGAAGTTAATGCAAAAGCTATAAGCGGTTTTTCTAAACATAATATTATTGCTAATCCTAATTGTTCAACAATTCAACTTGTTGTTGCTTTAAAACCTCTTCATGATGCAGCAATTATTAAGCGCGTTGTTGTCTCTACCTATCAATCAGTTTCCGGGGCCGGTAAAGTGGGGATGGATGAATTGTTCGAACAGTCAAGAGCAGTTTTTGTTGCCGATCCAATTTCATCAAAAAAATTCACCAAACGCATTGCTTTTAATATCATTCCCCACATCGATGTTTTTATGGAAGATGGTTATACTAAAGAGGAATGGAAAGTAATGGCTGAAACAAAAAAGATTCTTGATCCTAGGATCAAATTAACAGCTACTGCTGTTCGAGTTCCTGTTTTTATCAGTCATGCTGAAGCTGTTAATGTTGAATTTGAAAAAACATTGAGTGCTGATGAAGCGCGAACCATTTTACGCGATGCACCAAGCTGCCAACTTATTGATAAATGTGAAGACGGTGGTTATATCACTCCTTATGAGTGCACTGGTGAAAATGATGTTTTTATTAGTCGCGTCCGTGAAGATATTACTGTTGAAAATGGTCTAACTTTTTGGGTTGTTGCTGATAATTTGAGAAAAGGAGCAGCATTGAATGCAATTCAAATTGCTGAGTTGCTTGTCTCTAATGGTTTGATCAAACCTAAAGTAGCTGCTTAA